A window of Streptomyces marispadix contains these coding sequences:
- the sigJ gene encoding RNA polymerase sigma factor SigJ, producing MSTQSEPADGRLDPDLSAILSERRRLINLGYRFLGSLTDAEDVVQETYVRWYALSREQQKAIESPARWLMKVASRLCLDHLGSARVRRENYVGEWIPEPLPDRAEWTTGRSPGNTGDPADRVTLDESVNMAFLVVLESMTPAERVAFVLHDVFHYSFAEVAEIVGRTPHACRQLAFSGRRRIRASRARATPTTQRTDTVREFKLAWEAKDIDALIALLDPEALTTADGGGLVSAVLHPIKGGEHVARAFVDIAERTPDMKLLERTVNGQPGLVLQQEGVTAAVLAFDVEGDRVKRVWAVRNPEKLRPWTG from the coding sequence ATGAGCACGCAGTCCGAACCGGCGGACGGCCGGCTCGACCCGGACCTGAGCGCGATCCTGAGCGAGCGGCGCCGGCTGATCAACCTCGGGTACCGGTTCCTCGGTTCCCTGACCGACGCCGAGGACGTCGTGCAGGAGACGTACGTCCGCTGGTACGCCCTGTCCCGCGAGCAGCAGAAGGCCATCGAGTCGCCCGCCCGCTGGCTGATGAAGGTCGCCAGCCGCCTGTGCCTCGACCACCTCGGATCGGCGCGGGTCCGGCGGGAGAACTACGTGGGCGAGTGGATACCTGAGCCCCTGCCGGATCGTGCGGAGTGGACCACCGGGCGGTCGCCCGGGAACACCGGTGATCCGGCCGACAGGGTCACCCTGGACGAGTCGGTCAACATGGCCTTCCTCGTCGTGCTGGAGTCGATGACCCCGGCCGAACGCGTGGCGTTCGTCCTGCACGACGTCTTCCACTACTCCTTCGCCGAAGTGGCGGAGATCGTCGGCCGTACTCCGCATGCCTGTCGCCAGCTGGCCTTCTCGGGCCGCCGCCGCATCCGCGCGTCACGGGCGCGCGCCACGCCGACGACCCAACGCACCGACACGGTCAGGGAGTTCAAGCTGGCCTGGGAGGCCAAGGACATAGACGCCCTGATCGCCCTCCTCGATCCGGAGGCCCTGACGACCGCGGACGGCGGCGGCCTCGTGAGCGCCGTGCTGCACCCCATCAAGGGAGGCGAGCACGTCGCACGGGCCTTCGTCGACATCGCCGAGCGGACACCCGACATGAAGCTGCTGGAGCGTACGGTCAACGGCCAGCCCGGCCTGGTCCTGCAGCAGGAGGGAGTGACCGCTGCGGTCCTCGCGTTCGACGTCGAGGGCGACCGCGTCAAGCGGGTCTGGGCGGTTCGGAACCCCGAGAAGCTCCGCCCCTGGACGGGCTGA
- a CDS encoding class I SAM-dependent methyltransferase — translation MTDSQPTPERIMQLINGYWTTAVVGAAAKHSLFTHLDAGADTAGRLAERADISERGAQTLLDGLVSLGLVELHDGGYRNTPEASAFLVEGRPAGLTSFATLKLPQMCVMADLPDVVEAGGPVTDPAVEVADNPHWTEVVTAIAAQSVPVAKIAAETLRLAEAGDVSILDVGGGSGIYSAIWLGLNPAARATQLDWGPVNTVARRLVAEHGVADRFSCVDGDFHTTDFGTDTYDVAVYSHIAHQEGPEDNIELFGKLRSALKPGGTLVVCDYVVENDRSGPPFPLIFATEMLMKSKQGSTWRRADYRSWLTKAGFDDVSFQSTSAPATLIFAR, via the coding sequence ATGACAGACAGCCAGCCGACGCCGGAGCGCATCATGCAGCTCATCAACGGCTATTGGACGACCGCCGTCGTCGGCGCCGCGGCGAAACACTCACTCTTCACCCACCTCGACGCCGGCGCCGACACGGCCGGTCGACTGGCCGAGCGGGCGGACATCTCGGAGCGGGGCGCACAGACCCTCCTCGACGGGCTCGTGAGCCTCGGCCTTGTGGAGCTGCACGACGGCGGCTACCGCAACACCCCCGAGGCATCGGCCTTCCTGGTCGAGGGCAGGCCGGCCGGCCTGACCAGCTTCGCGACACTGAAGCTGCCCCAGATGTGCGTCATGGCGGACCTGCCCGACGTCGTCGAAGCCGGAGGGCCGGTGACGGACCCGGCGGTGGAGGTGGCCGACAACCCGCACTGGACGGAGGTGGTCACGGCCATCGCCGCGCAGTCCGTGCCCGTGGCGAAGATCGCTGCCGAGACCCTGCGCCTGGCGGAGGCCGGGGACGTCTCGATCCTCGACGTGGGTGGTGGCTCCGGCATCTACTCGGCCATCTGGCTCGGGCTCAACCCGGCCGCCCGGGCGACCCAACTGGACTGGGGGCCGGTCAACACCGTCGCCCGCCGGCTGGTGGCCGAGCACGGCGTGGCCGACCGGTTCTCCTGCGTGGACGGCGACTTCCACACGACAGACTTCGGCACCGACACCTACGACGTCGCGGTGTACTCCCACATCGCCCACCAGGAAGGCCCGGAGGACAACATCGAGCTCTTCGGCAAGCTGCGGAGCGCCCTCAAGCCCGGCGGCACCCTGGTCGTCTGCGACTACGTCGTCGAGAACGACCGCAGCGGACCGCCCTTCCCGCTGATCTTCGCCACGGAGATGCTGATGAAGAGCAAGCAGGGGAGCACCTGGCGGCGGGCCGACTACCGGTCGTGGCTCACCAAGGCCGGTTTCGACGACGTCTCGTTCCAGTCGACGTCCGCGCCCGCCACCTTGATCTTCGCCCGATAA
- a CDS encoding methyltransferase: protein MTPEATLGRFREYMVGPARFMNLLSCFELGIIDKIREQPGATATDLGKAVGAKPDAVEQLLHLLVKERFVSCDETSGGYALDALAGVDDADLRRALTYMNMIKVVALRQLFYLTESARTGTPFGLKELYGSEGTLYGAVAEHKDLRESWSTLMDTVTSRIDSWFFENIDLPSGGRVLDLAGNTGLGAINMYKLKASPGLKVTTFDLPEKEEECLENFRTHGVDEHCSFLGGDVFDGIPKGFDVVLIKHFLDMFDRDDVFRILVGVHESLEVGGRVNVLVPVYPENITESDNYNVDFFPAFFIGCTMGQGGPQKLSTYTKWLEECGFTVTGTVTKDPAEIPSDVIPVPAVLSAAKTA, encoded by the coding sequence ATGACGCCGGAAGCCACACTCGGGCGGTTTCGCGAATACATGGTCGGGCCCGCACGGTTCATGAACCTGCTGTCCTGCTTCGAGCTGGGCATCATCGACAAGATCCGGGAGCAGCCTGGGGCGACGGCCACCGACCTGGGCAAGGCCGTCGGCGCCAAGCCGGACGCGGTGGAGCAGCTTCTGCACCTGCTGGTCAAGGAGCGGTTCGTCTCCTGCGACGAAACCTCGGGCGGGTACGCCCTCGACGCGCTCGCCGGGGTCGACGACGCCGACCTCCGGCGCGCGCTCACCTACATGAACATGATCAAGGTCGTGGCGCTAAGGCAGTTGTTCTACCTCACCGAAAGCGCGCGTACCGGCACGCCCTTCGGTCTGAAGGAGCTCTACGGGTCCGAGGGAACCCTGTACGGAGCCGTCGCCGAGCACAAGGACTTGCGCGAGTCCTGGTCGACGTTGATGGACACCGTCACCTCCCGCATCGACTCCTGGTTCTTCGAGAACATCGACCTCCCGTCCGGCGGGCGAGTGCTCGACCTCGCCGGGAACACGGGCCTCGGAGCGATCAACATGTACAAGCTGAAGGCGTCTCCCGGACTGAAGGTGACGACCTTCGACCTGCCGGAGAAGGAGGAGGAGTGTCTGGAGAACTTCCGGACCCACGGGGTGGACGAGCACTGTTCCTTCCTCGGCGGTGACGTCTTCGACGGCATTCCCAAAGGGTTCGACGTCGTGCTGATCAAGCACTTCCTGGACATGTTCGACAGGGACGACGTGTTCCGGATACTCGTCGGCGTCCACGAGTCGCTGGAGGTGGGCGGACGGGTCAACGTCCTGGTGCCGGTGTATCCCGAGAACATCACGGAGTCCGACAACTACAACGTCGACTTCTTCCCGGCCTTCTTCATCGGCTGCACCATGGGGCAGGGCGGGCCGCAGAAGCTGTCGACGTACACGAAATGGCTGGAGGAGTGCGGCTTCACGGTGACCGGCACGGTCACCAAGGACCCCGCCGAGATCCCCTCCGACGTCATCCCCGTACCGGCTGTTCTGTCTGCCGCGAAGACGGCGTGA
- the wrbA gene encoding NAD(P)H:quinone oxidoreductase has translation MESVNVSIIYYSSTGTVHSLTQAAAEGAEKAGATVRVRKVAESAPPEAIAANPEWGQHLEATADVEQASNDDLLWADAVIFGTPTRFGNVSSQLKAFLDTAGPLWFQGALADKVYSAFTSSSTAHGGQESTLLALGNTFYHWGGIIVPPGYTDPVQFQSGNPYGTSHVTGEGPPGEVALKAAEYQAQRVVTTARALKVGRSA, from the coding sequence ATGGAATCTGTGAACGTCTCCATCATCTACTACAGCTCCACGGGAACCGTGCACAGCCTGACGCAGGCGGCGGCCGAGGGCGCGGAGAAGGCCGGTGCGACCGTACGCGTGCGCAAGGTCGCCGAGTCCGCTCCGCCGGAGGCGATAGCCGCGAACCCGGAGTGGGGCCAGCACTTGGAGGCCACCGCCGACGTCGAGCAGGCATCCAACGACGACCTGCTCTGGGCGGACGCGGTGATCTTCGGTACCCCCACCCGTTTCGGCAATGTCTCCAGCCAGCTCAAGGCATTCCTGGACACCGCCGGCCCCCTGTGGTTCCAGGGCGCGCTCGCAGACAAGGTGTACTCGGCCTTCACCTCCAGCAGCACCGCCCACGGCGGGCAGGAGTCCACGCTGCTGGCGCTGGGGAACACCTTCTACCACTGGGGCGGCATCATCGTGCCCCCCGGCTACACCGACCCCGTCCAGTTCCAGTCGGGCAACCCCTACGGCACGTCCCACGTGACCGGTGAGGGCCCGCCCGGCGAAGTGGCCCTGAAGGCGGCCGAGTACCAGGCCCAGCGGGTCGTGACCACCGCGAGGGCGCTCAAGGTCGGCCGCTCCGCCTGA